A genomic window from Leptolyngbya sp. BL0902 includes:
- a CDS encoding ISAs1 family transposase, translated as MAPTDRLLNHFESLEDPRTPYLIEHRLLDIIGLTICAVVCGAESWVEVEAYGQSKAAWLKTFLALPSGIPSHDTISRLFAQLDPDQLQGCFLSWVKSVSALSEGSVVAIDGKTVRQSYDRGRGKGAIHMVSAWAAENRLVLGQVAVDEKSNEITAIPALLKVLALRGCIVTLDAMGTQKAIAQQIIEQEGDYILSLKGNQPGLYEDVQQIFDHARQQGFKAMPHEAYETIEKGHGRIEIRRHWLLGEVEHLVDADQWLGLKRVGLIESERRLPGQAPTITQRYYLTSLDGGVERFAQATRSHWGIENSLHWCLDVAFHEDDCRIRTGYAPQNMVVLRHLALNLLTQESSAKVGKKAKRLKAGWDNDYLFKVLTLTK; from the coding sequence ATGGCCCCCACGGATAGGCTGCTGAATCATTTTGAGTCGTTAGAGGATCCGCGTACTCCGTACCTGATTGAGCACCGCTTGTTAGACATCATCGGGTTAACGATCTGTGCGGTGGTCTGTGGGGCGGAGAGTTGGGTGGAGGTGGAAGCCTACGGGCAAAGCAAAGCGGCGTGGCTGAAGACCTTTCTGGCGCTGCCAAGCGGAATTCCGTCCCACGACACGATTAGCCGTCTGTTTGCTCAACTTGACCCCGACCAATTGCAGGGGTGTTTTCTGAGTTGGGTGAAATCGGTATCGGCGCTGAGTGAGGGCAGTGTGGTGGCCATTGACGGCAAAACGGTGCGGCAGTCCTATGACCGAGGTCGAGGGAAGGGGGCCATCCATATGGTGAGCGCCTGGGCGGCGGAGAATCGCTTGGTGCTTGGGCAAGTGGCCGTGGATGAGAAATCGAATGAAATCACGGCCATTCCAGCCTTACTGAAGGTGCTGGCCTTGAGAGGATGCATCGTCACCCTAGATGCCATGGGGACTCAGAAGGCCATTGCCCAGCAGATTATTGAGCAGGAAGGGGACTACATCCTCAGCCTCAAGGGCAATCAGCCCGGCCTTTACGAGGATGTGCAGCAGATCTTTGACCATGCCCGACAGCAGGGCTTCAAGGCCATGCCCCACGAAGCCTATGAAACGATTGAGAAAGGCCATGGTCGCATTGAAATCCGCCGTCATTGGCTCCTGGGGGAGGTGGAGCATCTCGTCGATGCCGACCAGTGGCTCGGCTTAAAGCGGGTGGGCTTGATTGAATCGGAGCGTCGTCTTCCTGGGCAGGCTCCCACGATCACCCAACGCTACTATCTCACCAGCCTTGACGGCGGAGTAGAGCGCTTTGCCCAGGCCACCCGCAGCCACTGGGGCATTGAAAATAGCCTCCACTGGTGCCTTGATGTCGCTTTCCATGAGGATGACTGTCGCATTCGCACGGGCTACGCCCCCCAAAATATGGTCGTCTTGCGACACTTGGCCCTCAACCTTCTCACGCAGGAATCCTCCGCCAAGGTTGGCAAAAAAGCCAAACGACTCAAGGCCGGATGGGATAACGACTATCTCTTCAAGGTGCTGACGCTCACAAAATGA
- a CDS encoding tetratricopeptide repeat protein, giving the protein MVDQTWLKHTEQALLVGSGLGTVAAFAAQNVALASAPLTVMAAVGLLSRRQTERQLEEAQEKLVRQQRQTNHRITSLSKQVTALPSPEALTNFQRSVLDRNNRTFLRMSQDIKDIRDYVDEQAQMVKPPDLSQIHQDIAQLQDQYAHTYTTAQNLATYVQRLATVPRIEGTETKLSQVRTSLMQTRVTLEALRSETRNAVTSLQDTMAQMDRRVQDVAAPPDVKALRTELAEMAKTLGNLVPQADFTNLATHVKELTRQQADLERALTQIPVGPMPGRFSEPAARADHALAEIDRLRQAIHQLQQQVSCQETAGHTREQVQQVVSQYLGQLKAQLAQLEGVTQTLAERQRQFAHQWAEASSASGGDIATRQGLTQLAKRLHQTEATLQTLEQQANDPSRTAMASPWILDFPVPVDTPVPASRSASRQALEQALEQAQRRLLIVWPWASQVVLDEDLLKRFRRLLDRGGQLELGWCHQGDPQEGRLVWRISQRWNTDGGQLTSLKTALNQLLPLREHYPDRFKFKIMGSAESFLVCDSGPDGDPNHTYAVVSLKALPTHSVPIPGVEAKIKTASPQVVNTLIQRFQKPTIAPNDKDAFFNRGTTRHDLRDQPGAISDYSQVLALQPDHAVALNNRGAARLEMNLADEAELDFTEAISQNPRLFAAHCNRGWLRLEQRRYPAAVQDFTRAIELKPNLPMAYVYRGSALQKLGDLKGAVRDYSDAIACGDPIALPYCYRSAAYESQGDAERAIADLERASVHLEAQGDRQALTSVQRTLQRLQQNRTLQANR; this is encoded by the coding sequence GTGGTGGATCAAACGTGGTTAAAGCATACTGAACAGGCTCTTTTGGTGGGCTCTGGGTTAGGGACGGTAGCTGCCTTTGCAGCTCAGAATGTTGCCCTCGCCTCAGCCCCGTTAACGGTGATGGCAGCGGTGGGTCTCCTGAGCCGTCGGCAAACTGAGCGCCAGCTTGAGGAAGCCCAGGAAAAACTTGTCCGCCAGCAGCGCCAAACCAACCATCGGATTACTAGCCTCAGCAAGCAAGTGACCGCTCTGCCCTCCCCGGAGGCCCTGACCAATTTTCAGCGGTCAGTATTGGATCGCAACAATCGCACGTTTTTGAGAATGTCCCAGGATATTAAGGACATCCGCGACTACGTGGATGAGCAGGCGCAGATGGTGAAGCCTCCAGACTTGAGCCAAATCCACCAAGACATTGCCCAACTGCAAGATCAGTATGCCCACACCTACACCACCGCCCAAAATCTGGCGACCTACGTGCAGCGGCTGGCAACGGTGCCGCGCATTGAGGGTACTGAAACCAAGCTGTCTCAGGTGCGTACTAGCCTGATGCAGACCCGCGTTACCCTGGAGGCCCTGCGGTCGGAGACTCGCAATGCCGTGACCTCCCTGCAAGACACCATGGCGCAGATGGATCGTCGGGTGCAGGACGTTGCCGCGCCGCCGGATGTGAAGGCCCTGCGAACGGAACTGGCGGAGATGGCTAAAACCCTGGGCAATCTGGTGCCCCAAGCCGACTTTACTAACCTGGCCACCCACGTCAAAGAACTCACGCGCCAGCAGGCGGATCTAGAGCGGGCGCTAACCCAAATTCCTGTAGGGCCGATGCCGGGCCGTTTTTCGGAACCAGCGGCGAGGGCTGACCATGCCCTGGCTGAGATAGACCGCCTCCGTCAGGCGATCCACCAGCTTCAGCAGCAGGTGAGCTGCCAAGAAACGGCGGGCCACACCCGCGAACAGGTGCAGCAGGTAGTGTCGCAATACCTGGGCCAGCTCAAGGCCCAACTGGCCCAGTTAGAGGGCGTCACCCAAACCTTGGCCGAGCGGCAGCGGCAGTTCGCCCACCAGTGGGCGGAGGCTAGTTCAGCCTCGGGGGGAGATATCGCCACTCGCCAGGGGCTCACCCAATTGGCCAAGCGCCTGCACCAAACCGAAGCGACTCTCCAAACCCTGGAGCAACAGGCCAATGATCCATCCCGTACCGCGATGGCGAGCCCGTGGATTCTAGATTTCCCGGTTCCTGTAGATACCCCTGTCCCTGCTTCCCGTTCTGCTAGTCGGCAGGCCCTAGAACAAGCCCTGGAACAAGCCCAGCGACGCCTTCTGATCGTTTGGCCCTGGGCCAGTCAAGTGGTGCTTGATGAAGATCTTTTGAAGCGGTTCAGGCGGTTGCTAGATCGGGGGGGGCAGTTGGAGTTGGGCTGGTGCCACCAGGGCGATCCCCAGGAAGGACGGCTGGTGTGGCGGATTAGCCAGCGCTGGAACACCGATGGAGGCCAGCTCACGAGCCTGAAGACGGCCCTCAATCAACTCTTGCCCCTGCGCGAACATTATCCTGATCGATTCAAGTTCAAAATCATGGGGTCTGCCGAAAGCTTTCTTGTCTGCGATAGTGGCCCCGATGGCGACCCCAATCACACCTATGCTGTGGTCAGCCTCAAAGCCTTGCCCACCCATAGCGTGCCGATTCCGGGCGTGGAGGCAAAGATCAAAACCGCCAGCCCCCAAGTGGTGAATACCCTGATCCAACGCTTCCAAAAGCCCACTATTGCCCCCAACGATAAAGACGCCTTTTTCAATCGGGGCACCACCCGCCACGACCTCCGCGATCAACCCGGAGCCATCAGCGACTATAGCCAAGTCTTGGCTCTCCAGCCCGACCATGCCGTGGCTCTGAATAACCGAGGGGCGGCTCGCCTAGAGATGAACCTCGCCGACGAGGCCGAACTCGACTTCACCGAAGCCATCAGTCAAAACCCCCGTCTCTTTGCCGCCCACTGCAACCGGGGCTGGCTCCGCCTAGAGCAACGCCGCTACCCCGCCGCCGTTCAAGACTTTACCCGCGCCATTGAACTCAAGCCCAACCTGCCTATGGCCTATGTGTATCGAGGGAGTGCCCTGCAAAAATTGGGGGACCTCAAGGGGGCGGTGCGCGACTACAGTGACGCCATCGCCTGTGGCGACCCCATCGCCCTGCCCTACTGCTATCGCAGCGCCGCCTACGAAAGCCAAGGTGATGCCGAACGGGCCATTGCTGATTTGGAACGGGCTAGTGTTCACCTCGAAGCCCAGGGGGATCGGCAAGCCCTGACCTCGGTGCAGCGCACCCTGCAACGGCTGCAACAAAACCGCACCCTCCAGGCCAACCGCTGA
- a CDS encoding NAD(P)(+) transhydrogenase (Re/Si-specific) subunit beta, protein MSNNLVTAAYIAASALFILSLSGLSHQSTAKRGNLLGICGMAIAFLATALISQGYPIQLGSIGLGVLVGTLAASRVAMTSMPEMVALLNSFVGLAAVLVGFAEYLQPSSTLVGADVLIHRIEIYAGVFIGMVTFTGSVIAVAKLQSMVPSRAVLLPARHFFTISMLVTMVAFAFPFVSATGTEGLTPLGVLAAVSAIFGIVIVMAIGGADMAVVISLLNSYSGLASAAAGFMLNNDLLIITGALVGSSGAILSYIMCKGMNRSFLNVVLGGFGEGTSAPGKKAGTAEEATATNASEVIDVLEAAQTVVIVPGYGMAVAQAQHAVAEITRILRSQGKQVRFGIHPVAGRMPGHMNVLLAEANVPYDIVLEMDEINDDFAQTDVVLVIGANDTVNPIAQEDPTSPIAGMPVMEVWKAETVIVVKRSLSAGYAGVDNPLFYRDNSLMFFGDAKANINGVLAQLAVKAEALVAA, encoded by the coding sequence ATGTCCAACAACCTCGTGACCGCCGCCTACATTGCGGCCAGCGCCCTATTTATCCTCAGCCTCAGCGGGCTGTCGCACCAATCCACCGCCAAGCGGGGCAACCTGCTGGGCATTTGTGGCATGGCCATTGCCTTCCTCGCCACCGCCTTGATCAGCCAGGGCTATCCCATCCAGCTCGGTTCCATCGGCCTAGGCGTATTGGTGGGCACCCTCGCCGCCTCCCGCGTCGCCATGACCTCCATGCCCGAAATGGTGGCCCTGCTGAATAGCTTTGTCGGTCTCGCCGCCGTGCTGGTGGGCTTTGCGGAATATCTCCAGCCCAGTTCCACCCTGGTGGGGGCGGATGTGCTGATTCACCGCATCGAAATCTATGCCGGGGTGTTCATCGGCATGGTGACGTTTACGGGATCGGTGATTGCCGTGGCCAAGCTGCAATCCATGGTGCCCAGCCGCGCCGTGTTGCTGCCTGCCCGTCACTTTTTCACCATTTCCATGCTGGTGACGATGGTCGCCTTCGCCTTCCCCTTCGTCAGCGCCACGGGCACCGAAGGGCTGACTCCCCTGGGGGTGCTCGCCGCCGTGTCCGCCATCTTTGGCATTGTGATTGTGATGGCCATTGGCGGGGCCGACATGGCGGTGGTGATTTCCCTGCTGAATAGCTACTCTGGTCTGGCTTCGGCGGCGGCGGGCTTCATGCTCAACAACGATCTGCTAATTATCACCGGAGCCTTGGTAGGCAGCAGCGGGGCCATCCTCAGCTACATCATGTGCAAGGGCATGAACCGCTCCTTCCTGAATGTGGTGCTGGGCGGCTTTGGGGAAGGCACCAGCGCCCCCGGCAAAAAAGCGGGCACCGCCGAGGAAGCCACCGCCACCAACGCCAGCGAAGTGATCGATGTGCTGGAAGCGGCCCAGACTGTGGTCATCGTCCCCGGCTATGGCATGGCCGTGGCCCAGGCCCAACACGCCGTCGCCGAAATCACCCGCATCCTCCGCAGCCAGGGTAAGCAGGTGCGCTTTGGCATTCACCCCGTCGCCGGACGGATGCCGGGACACATGAACGTCCTCCTAGCCGAGGCCAATGTGCCCTACGACATCGTGCTGGAAATGGACGAAATCAACGACGACTTTGCCCAAACCGACGTGGTGCTGGTGATCGGAGCCAACGACACCGTGAACCCCATCGCCCAGGAAGACCCCACCAGCCCCATCGCCGGAATGCCCGTGATGGAAGTGTGGAAGGCGGAAACGGTGATCGTCGTCAAACGCAGCCTCTCGGCGGGCTATGCCGGGGTCGATAACCCCCTCTTCTACCGCGACAATTCCCTCATGTTCTTCGGCGATGCCAAGGCCAACATCAACGGCGTGCTGGCCCAACTGGCAGTCAAAGCCGAAGCCCTCGTCGCGGCCTAG
- the pntA gene encoding Re/Si-specific NAD(P)(+) transhydrogenase subunit alpha, whose translation MTIATPIEPMTEDSTEAKPTGMTVGVPREIFAGEQRVSATPDTVKKLQKLGFEVLVESQAGAAASFSDQAYEAVGCRILPDARSLWQRADIVLKVRAPQWHPELDCHEADLLRPDGTLISFIWPAQNPDLMEKLAHQGGTVLAMDSVPRITRAQKLDALSSMANIAGYRAVVEAANQFGRCFTGQITAAGKTPPAKVLIIGAGVAGLAAIGTARGLGAVVKAFDTRPAVKEQVQSMGAEFLELHFQEDGTGDGGYAKVMSQAFIAAEMALFAQQAKEVDIIITTALIPGKKAPLLITRDMVESMKPGSIIVDMAAEQGGNCEVTQPGEIITHHGVTIIGLTDLPSRMAAQASQLYGNNLYHLLSDLGGAKGYDLNLDDEVIRATTVIHQGQVIWPAPKPEAPAAPSPAESSVFSTSKDDTPAKKSPIAQLIWPVLIALAFVAIGLWAPESFLTHLTVFILASFLGWKVIWDVTPALHTPLMSVTNAISGIIIIGGMLQISNDITSPMTILGAIALFLGTVNIAGGFMVSQRMLNMFHK comes from the coding sequence ATGACTATCGCCACCCCAATTGAACCCATGACGGAGGATTCTACTGAGGCTAAGCCCACAGGGATGACAGTCGGTGTTCCTAGGGAAATTTTTGCGGGAGAACAGCGCGTTTCCGCCACCCCAGATACGGTCAAGAAGTTGCAAAAGTTGGGCTTTGAGGTGCTGGTCGAATCCCAAGCCGGGGCGGCAGCAAGCTTTAGCGATCAGGCTTACGAAGCCGTCGGTTGCCGCATTCTGCCCGATGCCCGTAGCCTGTGGCAGAGGGCGGATATTGTGCTGAAAGTCCGTGCGCCCCAGTGGCATCCCGAATTGGACTGCCACGAAGCCGATCTGCTCCGCCCCGATGGCACCCTGATCAGCTTCATCTGGCCTGCCCAAAATCCTGACCTGATGGAGAAACTGGCCCACCAGGGCGGCACCGTGCTGGCGATGGATTCCGTCCCCCGCATTACCCGCGCCCAAAAGCTGGATGCCCTCAGTTCGATGGCCAACATTGCCGGGTATCGCGCCGTGGTGGAAGCCGCCAACCAGTTTGGTCGTTGCTTCACTGGGCAAATCACAGCAGCGGGCAAAACCCCTCCGGCCAAGGTGTTGATCATCGGCGCTGGGGTGGCGGGATTGGCCGCTATCGGCACGGCACGGGGTCTCGGAGCCGTCGTCAAAGCCTTTGACACTCGCCCTGCGGTGAAAGAACAGGTGCAGAGCATGGGGGCCGAGTTCCTGGAACTGCACTTCCAAGAGGACGGCACCGGGGACGGTGGCTATGCCAAGGTGATGAGCCAAGCTTTCATCGCCGCCGAGATGGCCCTGTTTGCCCAGCAGGCCAAGGAGGTGGATATCATCATCACCACAGCGCTGATCCCCGGCAAAAAAGCGCCCCTGCTGATTACCCGTGACATGGTGGAAAGCATGAAACCGGGGTCGATCATCGTAGATATGGCCGCAGAACAGGGCGGCAACTGCGAAGTCACCCAGCCGGGGGAAATCATCACCCACCACGGTGTCACCATCATCGGCCTGACTGACCTGCCCAGCCGCATGGCCGCCCAAGCCAGCCAACTCTACGGCAACAACCTCTACCACCTGCTCAGCGACCTGGGTGGAGCCAAGGGGTACGACCTCAACCTCGACGACGAGGTGATCCGCGCCACCACGGTGATTCACCAAGGACAAGTGATCTGGCCTGCGCCCAAGCCGGAAGCCCCAGCGGCACCCAGTCCGGCGGAGTCCTCAGTATTTAGCACGTCCAAAGACGACACCCCTGCCAAAAAGTCCCCCATTGCCCAACTGATCTGGCCCGTCCTAATCGCCCTCGCCTTCGTCGCCATCGGCCTCTGGGCACCGGAGTCCTTCCTCACCCACCTGACGGTCTTCATTCTAGCCAGCTTCCTCGGCTGGAAGGTGATTTGGGACGTGACCCCCGCCCTGCACACCCCCCTGATGAGCGTCACCAACGCCATCAGCGGCATCATCATCATCGGTGGCATGTTGCAAATCTCCAACGACATCACCTCACCGATGACGATCCTCGGAGCCATCGCCCTCTTCCTCGGCACCGTCAACATCGCAGGCGGCTTCATGGTCTCCCAGCGAATGCTGAATATGTTTCATAAATAG